A single Elaeis guineensis isolate ETL-2024a chromosome 15, EG11, whole genome shotgun sequence DNA region contains:
- the LOC105032344 gene encoding vicilin-like seed storage protein At4g36700 — MGKMASTLLAAIFLWSLVAINGEEFPSFGPLVTRESRRTLVTTDSGMITAVDVHDGYKGLYHLQFITMEPSSLFLPVLLHTDMLFYVQTGRGTVSYTTEDGTTQVDVKRGDIYRLEEGTVFYVRSHPDPMREKLRIHAIFDTNNMENPSESFVGAYSNISDLVRGFDEKVLEMSFAVSEEIIRSIEWVKPPSIIPFTPKKNESRKHNWKEGIFEALVGFQGPTDIINKKKKTKTKTFNIYTATPDVENCNGWSIAVTKKEFRSLKGSQFGVFMVNLTKGSMMGPHWNPTATEIAVVIEGQGMVQVVCPSKPSGEGGDTFRCRNTKFRVKEGDLFVVPRYHPMVQISFNNNSFVFVGFSTMVKKNYPQFLVGERSVLQTIEREILEVSFNSSNTTIETLLTSQRESIMLACTSCAEELERQMEEEIERQKREEEEARKREEEEARKREEEEEARRRQEEEEARREEEEARREKEEEARKREEEEARRREEEAEARRWQEEEEARRREEEETRKKAEEETRRREEEEEEEARRREEEETRKKEEEEARRREEEAEARRRQEEEAKREQEEARRREEEEARKREEEETRKREEEEEEARRREKEEARKREEEEAKKREEEEARKAEKETERREEEEVREREEKEAKEEVRKKEETREKEEEEAKMREEEEEAERREEEARRREKERAQKREEEEEAKKREEEEGGGTREEKEPTNGKWRGKTSLEIRKIKGRNI; from the exons ATGGGAAAGATGGCATCTACTTTGCTAGCAGCGATCTTTTTGTGGTCCCTTGTGGCCATTAATGGCGAGGAGTTTCCAAGCTTTGGGCCGCTGGTGACCAGGGAGAGCAGGAGAACTTTGGTGACAACTGATTCTGGGATGATCACAGCCGTTGATGTGCATGATGGGTACAAGGGGCTTTACCACCTTCAGTTCATCACCATGGAGCCCAGCTCGCTCTTCCTCCCTGTGCTTCTTCACACTGACATGTTGTTCTATGTGCAAACAG GGAGGGGAACGGTGAGTTACACAACTGAGGATGGTACCACCCAGGTCGATGTGAAGCGCGGTGATATCTATAGGCTGGAGGAGGGCACCGTTTTCTATGTGAGAAGCCACCCCGATCCTATGAGAGAGAAGCTAAGGATTCATGCCATCTTTGACACCAATAATATGGAAAACCCCTCG GAATCCTTTGTTGGAGCTTACTCAAATATCAGTGACTTGGTCCGAGGCTTTGATGAAAAAGTTCTCGAGATGAGTTTTGCG GTTTCTGAGGAAATCATTCGCAGTATCGAATGGGTTAAGCCTCCATCAATTATACCTTTCACACCTAAGAAGAATGAGAGTAGGAAGCATAACTGGAAAGAGGGAATATTTGAAGCTCTTGTAGGATTTCAAGGTCCAACTGACATcataaacaagaagaagaagacaaaaactAAGACGTTTAACATTTACACCGCCACTCCTGATGTGGAGAACTGCAACGGATGGAGCATTGCAGTGACTAAAAAAGAATTTCGATCTCTCAAGGGCTCACAGTTTGGGGTGTTCATGGTGAACTTGACCAAG GGTTCTATGATGGGGCCTCACTGGAATCCCACAGCAACGGAGATCGCTGTAGTGATCGAAGGGCAAGGCATGGTACAAGTTGTTTGCCCCAGCAAACCTTCAGGTGAGGGTGGGGACACGTTCAGATGTCGAAACACAAAGTTTAGGGTTAAAGAAGGGGATCTTTTTGTTGTGCCAAGGTATCATCCAATGGTGCAAATAtcattcaacaataattcattcGTCTTTGTGGGGTTCAGCACCATGGTAAAAAAGAACTATCCTCAGTTCTTGGTGGGGGAGAGGTCGGTTCTTCAAACAATTGAGAGAGAGATCTTGGAAGTGTCCTTTAATTCTTCAAATACCACGATTGAAACTTTGTTAACATCCCAGCGGGAGTCCATAATGCTTGCTTGTACTTCATGTGCCGAGGAACTAGAAAGACAAATGGAGGAAGAGATTGAGAGGCAAaagcgagaagaagaagaagcaagaaagagggaggaagaagaagcaagaaagagggaggaagaggaggaagctaGGAGGAGGCAGGAAGAAGAGGAGGctagaagggaggaagaggaagctagaagggagaaagaggaagaggccagaaagagggaagaggaggaagctcgaaggagagaggaagaagcTGAAGCTAGGAGGTGGCAGGAAGAAGAGGAGGCTAGAaggagagaggaggaagagactAGGAAGAAGGCAGAGGAGGAGACTcgaaggagagaggaagaagaagaagaggaggctagaaggagagaggaggaagagactaggaagaaggaagaggaggaggctcggaggagagaggaagaagcAGAAGCTAGGAGGAGGCAGGAAGAGGAGGCTAAAAGGGAGCAGGAGGAAGCtagaaggagagaggaagaagaggcgaggaagagggaagaggaggaaactaggaagagagaggaagaggaggaagaagctagaaggagagagaaagaagaggcaaggaagagggaagaggaggaagctaagaagagagaggaagaggaggctaGAAAGGCGGAGAAAGAAACTgaaaggagagaggaagaagaggttagggagagagaagagaaggaagctaaagaggaggttagaaaaaaagaagagacaagagagaaggaagaggaggaagctaaaatgagagaggaagaggaggaagctgaaaggagagaggaagaggctagaagaagagagaaggaaagggctcagaaaagggaggaggaagaagaagcaaaaaagagagaagaagaggaaggtggTGGCACAAGGGAGGAGAAAGAGCCAACTAATGGGAAATGGAGGGGAAAAACAAGCCTAGAGATTAGAAAAATAAAGGGAAGGAACATATGA